A portion of the Oscillatoria sp. FACHB-1406 genome contains these proteins:
- a CDS encoding DnaJ domain-containing protein, with the protein MNQDYYQILRISHRANLEEIKAAFRKLARQYHPDLHPDNPEAEAEFKRICEAYEVLSDLAQRQLYDRTGTPEPRDSAPNAYDFYVRGAKKILEKNYRGAIAQYDRAIRLNPNFVEAYLKRAEVRHKLGDDRGALEDCRLALAIDPNYSDAYYYQGRARYRLGYTQSAIEAYNQAIAIEPDDGQAYYHRGVAHHDLNEMAMAVKDWQTAIAMFQAQGDGSGYKLARDSLRRLKKQRWRWGENPLGDGFFGASRIAGMTLLTLWDVARNPNGGLLNAYLRLDRGEAVAVGTVFAAIANCAFITGAFWGWRKWFIYSFFDLLLVGLVPFLALTVLGAIARFSWRRSGSWAGDIFVAGLTVLPTGFLALASAFSTQWGLPVAVALTVLGSSYTVLILYHGCTQINNLPESVAAIATPLFLLIAGWLTYIAFSALFF; encoded by the coding sequence GTGAATCAAGATTACTATCAAATTCTCCGCATTTCGCACCGAGCTAATCTGGAGGAAATTAAGGCCGCATTTCGGAAGTTAGCGCGTCAGTATCATCCCGATTTGCATCCGGATAATCCCGAAGCGGAGGCAGAGTTTAAACGGATTTGCGAAGCGTATGAAGTGCTTTCGGATCTGGCTCAGCGTCAATTGTACGATCGCACCGGCACTCCGGAACCGCGAGATTCAGCGCCCAATGCTTACGATTTTTACGTGCGGGGTGCGAAGAAAATCTTAGAGAAAAACTATCGGGGTGCGATCGCGCAGTACGATCGCGCCATTCGCCTCAATCCCAATTTTGTCGAAGCCTACCTCAAACGGGCAGAAGTACGCCACAAGCTGGGCGACGATCGCGGCGCGTTGGAAGATTGCCGCCTCGCCCTCGCTATCGATCCCAATTATAGCGATGCTTACTATTATCAAGGTCGCGCCCGCTATCGGCTGGGTTATACTCAGTCCGCGATCGAAGCTTACAATCAAGCGATCGCTATAGAACCGGATGATGGTCAAGCGTATTATCATCGCGGCGTAGCCCATCACGATCTCAACGAGATGGCAATGGCAGTGAAGGATTGGCAAACCGCGATCGCGATGTTCCAAGCGCAAGGCGATGGCAGCGGCTACAAGCTGGCGCGGGATAGCTTGCGGCGGTTGAAAAAGCAACGCTGGCGTTGGGGCGAAAACCCACTCGGAGACGGTTTTTTTGGAGCGAGTCGGATTGCTGGGATGACGCTGTTAACCTTATGGGATGTGGCGCGCAATCCGAACGGGGGCTTGCTGAACGCCTATCTGCGCTTGGATCGCGGTGAGGCGGTGGCAGTGGGGACGGTGTTCGCCGCGATCGCGAATTGTGCCTTCATTACGGGGGCGTTTTGGGGCTGGCGCAAGTGGTTTATTTATTCCTTCTTCGATTTGCTGTTGGTTGGACTGGTTCCCTTTTTAGCGCTGACTGTTCTGGGCGCGATCGCGCGATTTAGCTGGCGGCGTTCCGGCAGTTGGGCGGGAGATATCTTTGTCGCGGGGTTAACCGTACTTCCGACAGGATTCTTAGCGCTGGCGAGTGCCTTTTCGACGCAGTGGGGATTGCCCGTAGCTGTCGCCCTGACTGTGTTAGGGAGTAGCTATACCGTTCTGATTTTGTACCACGGTTGCACCCAGATTAATAACTTACCTGAATCCGTCGCCGCGATCGCAACCCCCCTCTTCCTCCTCATTGCCGGGTGGTTGACTTATATCGCATTTAGTGCATTGTTTTTTTAG
- a CDS encoding Coenzyme F420 hydrogenase/dehydrogenase, beta subunit C-terminal domain, whose product MTSAPTRKHLKSKALKADSRRPAKELCSECGLCDTYYIHYVKDACAFLNQQIAELEEQTHGRSRDLENQDDWYFGVHQSMMAAQKKEPIEGAQWTGIVSTIACEMLNRGLVEGVVCVQNTAEDRFQPMPVIARTPEEVLAARVNKPTLSPNLSVLEQIEQSGLKRLLVIGVGCQIQALRAVEKELGLEKLYVLGTPCVDNVSRAGLQKFLETTSRSPETVVHYEFMQDFRIHFKHEDGSIETVPFFGLNTKKLKDIFAPSCLSCFDYVNSLADLVVGYMGAPFGWQWIVVRNETGQEMLDLVNEQLNTQPVFSKGKRQAAVQQGIPAYDAGVTLPMWAAKLMGVVIDKIGPQGLEYARFSIDSHFTRNYLYVRRNHPEKLEAHVPEYAKRIVGQYELPKE is encoded by the coding sequence ATGACTTCAGCCCCGACGCGCAAACACCTCAAATCCAAAGCCTTGAAAGCGGACAGTCGCCGCCCTGCGAAAGAACTCTGTAGCGAATGCGGGCTGTGCGATACATATTATATCCATTATGTCAAGGATGCCTGCGCTTTTCTCAACCAGCAAATCGCCGAACTGGAGGAACAAACTCACGGGCGATCGCGCGATCTAGAAAACCAAGACGATTGGTACTTCGGAGTTCATCAAAGCATGATGGCAGCCCAAAAAAAGGAACCGATTGAAGGCGCGCAGTGGACGGGAATTGTCAGCACCATTGCCTGCGAAATGCTGAATCGCGGCTTAGTCGAGGGCGTAGTCTGCGTCCAGAATACCGCCGAAGATCGCTTTCAGCCGATGCCAGTTATTGCCCGCACTCCCGAAGAAGTCCTCGCCGCGCGCGTCAATAAACCCACCCTCTCCCCCAATCTTTCCGTCCTCGAACAGATCGAACAGTCGGGGCTAAAACGCTTGCTTGTTATCGGCGTTGGCTGTCAAATTCAAGCCCTGCGCGCAGTGGAGAAAGAATTAGGACTCGAAAAACTCTACGTGCTGGGTACGCCCTGCGTTGATAATGTTTCTCGCGCCGGATTGCAAAAATTCCTCGAAACCACCAGCCGATCGCCGGAAACAGTGGTGCATTATGAATTCATGCAAGATTTCCGCATTCATTTCAAACACGAGGACGGTTCGATCGAAACCGTTCCCTTCTTCGGTTTGAATACTAAAAAGTTAAAAGATATCTTCGCGCCTTCCTGTTTAAGTTGCTTCGATTATGTCAACTCCCTCGCCGATTTAGTCGTGGGCTATATGGGCGCGCCCTTCGGCTGGCAGTGGATTGTGGTTCGCAACGAAACCGGGCAAGAAATGCTGGATTTAGTGAACGAACAACTCAACACGCAGCCGGTTTTTTCTAAGGGCAAACGTCAAGCTGCCGTTCAACAGGGAATCCCGGCTTACGATGCGGGCGTGACGTTACCGATGTGGGCGGCGAAGTTAATGGGTGTGGTTATTGATAAAATCGGGCCGCAGGGTTTGGAATACGCCCGTTTTTCGATTGATTCTCATTTTACGCGCAATTATCTTTACGTGCGGCGCAATCATCCCGAAAAGCTCGAAGCGCACGTTCCGGAATATGCAAAGCGAATTGTCGGGCAGTACGAATTGCCGAAAGAATGA
- a CDS encoding serine/threonine-protein kinase: MEQLINRVLRDRYRIQSLLSRKTGRRTFLAKDLQTQATVIIKLLLFGPDFTWDDLKLFEREAETLKVLEHSSIPQYLDSFEIETELGKGFALVQNYIEARSLQDWIQSGRSFSEAELKAIAKELLEILSYLHDRKPPVIHRDLKPSNILLGDPAGNRVAGRTGNSPGKVYLVDFGSVQTAIHSGTMTIVGTYGYMPPEQFGGRATQLSDLYSLGATIIYLATGQHPAEFMTDDLRLDFQQSTQLSAQFTHWLWRMVQSTPSQRFASAKEALQALNNPQFRETSEQLSPLTKTLASNLKPFARPDSARCFIKKEPEEISITAPDFFRFSGVSIGLFLGFLVLAPILNNIDQPSLASFFNVIGIFAIFRSILQDRKSSIESSYIVLKIDKNEIFLWRQFQDKERESICLKQAFSANIRKVQLVHKDNFYHIKLVTSYSNKDDFLVGNRTFWLSQGEAEWLANELGIWLEMPVTEVQVVEKR; the protein is encoded by the coding sequence ATGGAGCAACTGATTAATCGAGTATTGCGCGATCGCTATCGAATTCAATCCCTCCTCAGTCGCAAAACCGGACGGCGAACCTTTTTAGCCAAGGATCTGCAAACCCAGGCCACCGTTATCATCAAGTTACTCTTGTTCGGTCCCGACTTCACCTGGGACGATCTCAAACTGTTCGAGCGAGAAGCAGAAACCTTAAAAGTTCTCGAACACTCCTCAATCCCGCAGTATCTTGATTCTTTTGAAATTGAGACGGAGTTGGGTAAAGGGTTTGCCTTAGTCCAAAATTATATCGAAGCGCGATCGCTCCAAGATTGGATTCAAAGCGGGCGCAGTTTTAGCGAGGCAGAATTAAAAGCCATTGCTAAGGAATTACTGGAGATTTTAAGCTACCTCCACGATCGCAAACCGCCCGTCATTCACCGCGATCTTAAACCCAGTAATATCTTACTCGGCGATCCCGCAGGGAACCGCGTAGCGGGGCGCACCGGCAATAGTCCCGGAAAAGTGTATCTCGTCGATTTTGGCTCGGTGCAAACCGCAATTCATTCGGGAACAATGACTATTGTCGGGACTTATGGTTATATGCCTCCCGAACAGTTTGGCGGACGCGCGACCCAACTCTCCGATTTATACAGTTTAGGGGCAACAATCATTTATCTCGCAACGGGACAACATCCCGCCGAGTTCATGACCGATGACTTACGACTGGATTTTCAGCAATCCACTCAATTATCGGCTCAATTTACCCATTGGCTTTGGCGGATGGTACAATCAACCCCTTCCCAACGATTTGCTAGTGCCAAGGAAGCGCTTCAAGCTTTAAATAATCCCCAATTTAGGGAGACTTCAGAACAATTATCTCCCCTTACTAAAACGCTTGCAAGTAACCTAAAGCCATTTGCTCGTCCGGACTCTGCTCGGTGCTTTATCAAAAAAGAGCCTGAAGAGATTAGCATTACTGCACCAGATTTTTTTAGGTTTTCCGGGGTCAGTATTGGTCTATTTTTAGGATTTTTGGTATTAGCTCCGATTCTGAATAATATAGACCAGCCATCTTTAGCAAGCTTTTTTAATGTAATCGGAATTTTCGCAATTTTTAGAAGTATTTTGCAAGACCGAAAAAGTAGTATTGAATCAAGCTATATTGTCTTAAAAATTGATAAAAATGAGATTTTTCTTTGGAGACAATTTCAAGATAAAGAGCGGGAATCTATTTGCCTAAAACAAGCATTTTCCGCTAATATCAGAAAAGTACAGTTAGTCCATAAAGACAATTTTTATCACATCAAATTGGTGACGAGTTATTCAAACAAAGATGACTTTTTAGTCGGCAATCGAACCTTTTGGTTATCCCAAGGCGAAGCGGAATGGTTGGCGAACGAACTGGGTATTTGGTTGGAAATGCCCGTTACTGAAGTTCAGGTGGTTGAGAAAAGGTGA
- a CDS encoding AI-2E family transporter, which yields MQWFIVGLFLPLLALNGWILLLILQYFQSLINVVVAATLLSFILDYPVKLLERYRLKRPIAILLVLLGLIIVLAILGVTLVPIAIDQGNTFLERLPSWLESARLQLQGFEKWAAQYRLISNVGSLTAQSLERLSSQLQDVSGHLLGGLVSAIGRVLDLVLTLVLTFYMLLHGAELWDGLFSIFPAKFRDRVRESLGQNFHNYYVGQATLAAIIGVSITLTLLLLQVPFGLLFGIIEGIFALIPFGGVSGILLISILVGLNSIWLGGKVFIIALAVEQAIENAIAPRLLGGFIGLNPVWILISLLIAAKIAGFLGLVIAVPIAGFIKSMVDLFNPEKIPMPPPEELVELRSRIED from the coding sequence GTGCAGTGGTTTATTGTGGGATTGTTTCTCCCTTTGCTAGCACTAAATGGCTGGATTTTATTATTAATTCTTCAGTATTTTCAATCGCTCATTAACGTCGTCGTCGCGGCAACCCTACTCTCGTTTATTTTAGACTATCCGGTAAAACTGTTAGAGCGCTATCGACTCAAACGGCCTATAGCGATTTTGCTCGTGTTGCTGGGTTTAATTATAGTATTAGCAATTTTAGGCGTAACCCTGGTTCCGATCGCGATCGATCAAGGCAATACTTTCCTAGAGCGTCTGCCCTCGTGGTTGGAATCCGCGCGCTTGCAACTGCAAGGATTTGAAAAATGGGCAGCCCAATATCGACTCATTAGTAATGTCGGTAGTTTGACGGCTCAATCTTTAGAACGGTTATCGTCGCAATTGCAAGATGTCAGCGGTCACTTATTGGGCGGACTTGTTTCGGCGATCGGACGAGTTTTAGATCTTGTTTTAACCTTAGTTCTGACCTTTTATATGCTGCTGCATGGCGCAGAGTTATGGGATGGATTATTTTCGATCTTTCCGGCTAAATTTCGCGATCGCGTTCGCGAATCTCTCGGACAAAACTTTCATAACTACTATGTTGGGCAAGCGACACTCGCTGCCATTATCGGCGTAAGTATCACCCTTACACTGCTGCTACTGCAAGTTCCTTTCGGACTGCTATTTGGAATCATTGAGGGGATTTTTGCCTTAATTCCTTTTGGTGGCGTTTCTGGAATCTTGTTAATTAGTATTTTAGTTGGCTTAAATAGTATCTGGTTGGGCGGTAAAGTCTTCATCATTGCCCTAGCCGTCGAACAAGCGATTGAAAACGCGATCGCGCCCCGTCTTCTAGGTGGATTTATTGGACTCAATCCCGTTTGGATTCTGATTTCTCTGTTAATTGCGGCTAAGATTGCTGGCTTTCTCGGCTTAGTGATAGCCGTTCCCATTGCCGGTTTTATTAAAAGTATGGTGGACTTATTCAATCCTGAAAAAATCCCCATGCCACCGCCAGAAGAATTGGTCGAGTTGCGATCGCGAATTGAAGATTGA
- a CDS encoding sulfite exporter TauE/SafE family protein, whose protein sequence is MLDLSLLVALGFLGSFGHCVGMCGPLAVAFSLSNETSQSSNGLQNLRFHLLLNSSRLLSYAVVGAILGGVSGAIATGGQLAGVGSSFRQGIAILTGLMLIWFALVQLAPNFLPRLPFLHPGRGLWHQGLGGMLTGLSGGQQWWTPAVLGALWGLMPCGFLYAAQIKAAATGSWFLGALTMLGFGLGTLPTMVGAGLSASHFSAARRSQLFRLGGWITLAIGCLTLFRSDVMLDYTGHAALLLLALALSARPIAGFWAAPLRYRRAIGVGAFILAAAHTGQMMEHSLNWNFEAIAFLLPEHRWALLSGAIALLLLTPLALTSFDYWQRILGRYWRRLHLLAVPAFLLAALHTVFFGSSYWGALDGGWQNSLHAYSLGAIALLILALRSPLVWSLFSLARFYRKPGN, encoded by the coding sequence GTGTTAGATTTATCGCTTTTAGTCGCATTAGGATTTTTAGGAAGTTTTGGGCATTGCGTGGGAATGTGCGGCCCCTTGGCGGTCGCTTTCTCGCTCTCAAATGAAACTTCCCAATCGTCCAACGGGTTGCAAAACTTACGATTTCATCTCCTCCTTAATAGCAGTCGTCTTTTGAGTTATGCAGTCGTGGGTGCAATTTTAGGGGGGGTGAGTGGCGCGATCGCAACGGGGGGACAACTGGCAGGAGTTGGGAGCAGTTTTCGGCAAGGAATCGCGATTTTGACGGGTTTAATGCTGATTTGGTTTGCTTTAGTGCAGCTTGCGCCCAATTTCTTACCCCGTCTCCCTTTTTTGCACCCCGGACGCGGATTGTGGCATCAAGGTTTAGGGGGAATGCTAACCGGGCTATCGGGCGGGCAGCAATGGTGGACTCCTGCTGTTTTAGGCGCACTTTGGGGATTGATGCCCTGCGGTTTTCTGTATGCGGCTCAAATTAAAGCGGCGGCGACGGGGAGTTGGTTTTTAGGAGCGCTAACAATGTTGGGGTTTGGGCTGGGAACGCTGCCGACAATGGTAGGAGCGGGGCTTTCAGCTTCGCACTTCAGTGCCGCCCGCCGCAGTCAGTTGTTTCGGTTGGGGGGCTGGATAACGCTAGCGATTGGCTGCCTCACCTTATTCCGCAGCGATGTCATGCTTGATTATACGGGTCATGCTGCCCTGTTGCTGCTAGCCCTGGCCTTAAGCGCGCGTCCGATCGCGGGATTTTGGGCTGCACCGCTCCGATACCGCCGCGCGATTGGCGTGGGGGCTTTCATCCTCGCTGCGGCGCATACGGGGCAGATGATGGAACATTCATTAAATTGGAATTTCGAGGCGATCGCGTTTCTGTTGCCGGAGCATCGTTGGGCATTATTATCCGGCGCGATCGCGTTGTTACTTTTAACTCCCCTCGCTCTGACCAGTTTCGACTATTGGCAGCGAATTTTGGGGCGTTACTGGCGGCGCTTGCACTTGCTTGCCGTGCCTGCTTTCCTACTCGCCGCACTCCATACGGTTTTCTTTGGTTCGAGTTATTGGGGCGCTCTGGATGGCGGATGGCAGAATTCTCTCCACGCCTACAGTCTTGGGGCGATCGCGCTCCTCATTCTGGCGCTGCGATCGCCGCTTGTTTGGTCGCTTTTCTCTCTAGCTCGGTTTTACCGCAAACCCGGAAATTAA
- the rpiA gene encoding ribose-5-phosphate isomerase RpiA has product MSGETDPVIVMKQEVGKAAAAKVRSGSIVGLGTGSTTAYAIEYLGERLASGELKDIVGVPTSFQAEVLAKKYGIPLVTLDAIDRIDIAIDGADEVDPNKNLIKGGGAAHTREKVVDCLAEEFIVVVDGGKLVDKLGSTFLLPVEVIPMAVAPVTRAIEKLGGKPELRMGVKKAGPVVTDQGNLVIDVKFDNIDNPAELEKTLNNIPGVLENGLFVGVADVILVGEIKDGEPVIREIT; this is encoded by the coding sequence GTGTCAGGGGAAACGGATCCGGTAATTGTAATGAAACAAGAAGTCGGCAAAGCGGCGGCGGCAAAAGTTCGCTCCGGGTCGATTGTTGGTTTGGGAACGGGATCGACCACAGCTTACGCCATTGAGTATTTGGGCGAGCGGCTCGCTTCAGGAGAATTAAAAGATATTGTCGGGGTTCCAACTTCCTTTCAAGCGGAAGTTTTAGCGAAGAAGTACGGTATTCCCCTAGTCACCCTCGACGCGATCGATCGCATCGATATTGCCATCGACGGGGCCGATGAAGTCGATCCGAACAAAAACTTGATTAAAGGCGGCGGTGCAGCCCACACCCGCGAGAAAGTAGTAGACTGCCTCGCCGAAGAGTTTATCGTGGTGGTGGATGGCGGTAAGTTGGTCGATAAATTAGGCTCGACCTTTTTACTGCCGGTAGAAGTGATTCCGATGGCGGTTGCGCCGGTAACGCGCGCGATCGAGAAACTGGGCGGCAAGCCGGAATTGCGCATGGGCGTGAAAAAAGCAGGCCCGGTCGTGACGGATCAGGGAAATTTAGTAATCGATGTTAAATTTGATAACATCGATAATCCCGCCGAATTGGAAAAGACGCTGAATAACATTCCTGGCGTATTAGAAAATGGCTTGTTTGTTGGCGTTGCCGATGTGATTTTGGTGGGCGAAATTAAAGACGGAGAACCCGTTATCCGCGAAATTACTTAA
- a CDS encoding RNA-binding protein produces the protein MSIRLYVGNLPKEPIERKDLQAVFADAGDAVSTKVIKDRKTGKCRGFAFVTVPTDEMANELIEKHNGQAFMDTTLKIEKALPRAKSKPEGGDETSESAPKPITNVGSSGSSKRSDRGNKAKRNDRSSSSSSTSTANAGGVQPDPRWADELAKLKEMLSAQATNS, from the coding sequence ATGTCTATTCGGCTATATGTGGGCAATTTACCCAAAGAACCCATCGAGCGCAAGGATTTACAGGCGGTATTCGCCGACGCTGGGGATGCAGTCTCCACCAAGGTGATCAAAGACCGGAAAACGGGGAAGTGTAGAGGTTTTGCCTTTGTCACGGTTCCGACTGATGAGATGGCTAACGAGCTAATCGAAAAGCATAACGGTCAAGCCTTTATGGATACGACCCTGAAGATCGAAAAAGCCCTCCCGCGTGCGAAGTCGAAACCGGAAGGGGGCGACGAAACAAGCGAGAGCGCACCGAAACCGATTACGAACGTCGGCAGCAGTGGGTCGAGCAAGCGCAGCGATCGCGGCAACAAAGCCAAGCGCAACGATCGCAGCAGCAGCAGCAGCAGTACCTCGACAGCGAATGCGGGAGGCGTTCAACCCGATCCGCGTTGGGCAGACGAGTTAGCTAAATTGAAAGAGATGCTCAGCGCTCAAGCGACGAATAGCTAA
- a CDS encoding NblA/ycf18 family protein, with product MFQPSDFTLEQQFSIRSFETQVQQMSREQAQDFLVKLYEQMLARENMYKSFLKHEWGLDTPWQAQ from the coding sequence ATGTTTCAACCGTCAGACTTCACTTTAGAGCAACAATTCAGCATCCGTTCCTTTGAGACTCAGGTTCAGCAGATGAGTCGCGAGCAAGCTCAGGATTTCCTGGTCAAGCTCTACGAACAAATGCTCGCTCGTGAGAATATGTACAAATCTTTCCTCAAGCATGAATGGGGCTTAGATACTCCCTGGCAGGCTCAGTAA
- a CDS encoding universal stress protein: MFTRSLICTDFSDSLDRLTRFVPQLAHGGLRQIVFVHSVPLWEGGQIPHIDEEKVEKAKVRLNEALSDIPEGIEVIVETPSGRPVDTLPKLVGKYQSEVVITGSSIRNLLQEKVAGSTTLELTRLTATPLMILRPQLISTYRSPELALRCENLWSYLLIPYNDGDTARYLLDRVKNCLEKSQQGTSTQCMLLWVVDDGQKNIPVEYRIQEAEQKLAAAKVELEALGVAVQTQVRTGTPFLEIIKTAGEFDISAIATSHLTRGALLDWTVPSIANEILRRSWFPVLFFPPR, from the coding sequence ATGTTTACGCGCAGCCTCATTTGCACTGATTTTTCCGATAGTTTAGACCGACTGACTCGCTTTGTGCCTCAACTCGCCCACGGCGGGTTGCGTCAAATCGTCTTCGTCCACAGCGTTCCATTATGGGAAGGCGGTCAAATTCCCCACATTGACGAAGAAAAGGTGGAGAAGGCGAAAGTACGCCTGAATGAAGCGTTAAGTGACATTCCCGAAGGGATAGAAGTCATTGTGGAAACGCCTTCGGGTCGTCCGGTCGATACTCTTCCCAAGCTCGTTGGTAAATATCAGAGTGAAGTTGTTATTACGGGAAGTTCGATTCGCAATTTACTCCAAGAGAAAGTAGCAGGAAGTACGACCTTGGAGTTGACGAGATTGACAGCAACGCCGCTGATGATTCTTCGCCCTCAACTGATTTCAACCTATCGCTCGCCAGAGTTAGCGCTGCGATGCGAGAATTTGTGGAGTTATTTGTTGATTCCCTATAATGACGGGGATACGGCACGTTATTTGCTCGATCGCGTCAAAAATTGCCTTGAGAAGAGTCAGCAGGGGACTTCGACTCAATGTATGCTGTTGTGGGTGGTGGACGACGGACAAAAGAACATCCCGGTTGAATATCGCATTCAAGAAGCCGAACAAAAGCTAGCAGCCGCAAAAGTAGAGTTAGAAGCGTTGGGGGTAGCGGTGCAGACGCAAGTGCGTACCGGCACGCCGTTTTTAGAGATTATTAAGACAGCCGGGGAATTTGATATCAGTGCGATCGCGACTTCCCACCTGACGCGCGGCGCTCTTTTAGATTGGACGGTTCCCAGTATCGCCAACGAAATTTTACGCCGTTCCTGGTTTCCCGTCCTCTTTTTCCCGCCGAGGTGA
- a CDS encoding phycobiliprotein lyase, translating into MDAMEFFQRSAGRWRSQRTTHHLPFRRAESGGSDIVVETLAADDPKIIEICQMHDVDPSLACGGAFVTWDGAMAWDKEGEDHAGSTVFSLIPDPDNPRKGQLLRERGYAEIVPVAGHYEVDDEEGLNLITEYESMSIIERFWFLSPDVRLRSSTVKRFGGLSTATFCIEARVDGEVTLPDAIATPTTNPQPSYAIGGW; encoded by the coding sequence GTGGATGCAATGGAATTTTTCCAGCGAAGTGCTGGACGGTGGCGATCGCAACGCACTACCCATCATCTCCCCTTCCGTCGCGCCGAGAGTGGCGGTTCGGATATCGTCGTCGAAACCCTCGCCGCCGACGATCCCAAAATTATTGAAATCTGTCAAATGCACGATGTCGATCCGAGTTTGGCTTGCGGCGGCGCGTTTGTAACGTGGGATGGGGCGATGGCGTGGGATAAGGAGGGAGAAGATCACGCCGGATCGACGGTATTTTCCTTAATCCCGGATCCGGATAATCCTCGCAAAGGACAATTGTTGCGCGAACGCGGGTACGCTGAAATCGTCCCGGTTGCTGGGCATTACGAGGTGGACGACGAGGAAGGGTTAAACCTGATTACCGAGTACGAAAGCATGAGCATTATCGAGCGCTTCTGGTTTTTGTCGCCAGATGTGCGCCTGCGTAGCAGTACGGTGAAGCGCTTCGGCGGTTTGAGTACGGCGACGTTTTGCATCGAAGCGCGGGTGGATGGCGAGGTGACGTTACCGGACGCGATCGCCACTCCGACGACGAACCCGCAACCCAGCTACGCGATCGGCGGTTGGTAG